The Anabaena sp. PCC 7108 region TGCACCCATGCGTGAACCTCCTAACCCAGAAAATTTAAAGGAATTTTTTTCTCCTTCGTGCATCATTGATGTTAATCCTGCATCATTAATACTAATAGCACCGACATCTATTTGTCTAGCAACTGCTAATGCTAATTCTTGTGTTTCAGAAAATACAGATGCACTCAATCCATAAATAGAATCATTTGCCAAATCTATTGCCTCTTCTACTGTAGAAAAAGACATCACTGGCATTATCGGACCAAAACTTTCTTCAGTCATAACTTTCATTGAATGGTTAACCTCAGTCATAACTGTAGGACGACACCACCAACCACCACCTAACTCTTCGACTTTACCACCACAATGAATTATAGCTCCTTTTGATATAGCATCTTGGAGATGTTCATTAATAGTTGCAGCTTGGTTTTCAGAAATAATTGGTCCAATTTCACCGCTTTCTAATTTGGGATATGCTAATTGTAAGCGAGCAGCTTTAGTTATTAATTGATGATAAAATTCTTCAAAGATAGATTCAGCCACATAAATTCTTTCTATTGATAAACATGATTGACCAGAATTTACAACAGAACCCCATAAAATCGCTGAAGTTGCTAAATCTAAATCTGCTGATTCTAAAACAATAGCCGGGTCTTTTCCTCCCAATTCTAAAAACGCAGGAATAAAATTTCTAGCTGCGGCTTCTGCAACTGTACGACCAGTTTCAATACTGCCTGTAAAACAGATTAAATCCACATCTTCAATTAAATCTGCTCCTGTTTGTCCCGCTCCTTCAACAAAATTCAACACATCGCGTAGTATAGGAATAGTATTAAGTGTAGTTACTAATGGTGCTACAAACCGAGGCGTAATTTCGCTGGGTTTGACTATCACAGCACAACCAGCTAATAAAGCAGGAATTGTATCAATTGTAGACAATAAAAGAGGAAAATTCCAAGGACTAATTACACCTACCAAAGAATAAGGAACAGCAGTTTGTTGTAAAGCTATAAACGAAATAGATGTATTTTTAGCAGTTTCTTGTAATAACTGAGGGGCTAAATTACACCATCTATCAATACTAGAAATAAAAGAGTTAATCTCTAATTCTGATGTCGATAATCTGCCTGTATCATTTACCAATGCGTCCGTTAGCTGTTTGCGTTCAGATAATATGGCTTGTTTCCACTGTTGTAAGGCTTCGATTCTCCCCTCAATACCCAATTCGTGCCAATGAACTTGTCCTCTGCGAAGACGGTGACATTGCTGGGATAGTAGCTTAGGTGGTGGTGGGATAATGACGTAATCAAATTTTCCAGTGCGGGGGTTACGGACTTCTATGGGTTTCGTCATTGGTAATTGTTGTGTAGCTTGACAAAATAGAATAAACTTTTTGCAGAGTTCAGGAAAAAAGGAAAGACGAGAATTTCCCTTTACCCTTTTCCTAACCATGACGACAAAAGTACCTTTTACAAGAGGTCTAAGTAGGTGAACGGAAAAAACCGTAGACGCGAAGCGGCTTCTCGAAGAGTACAACGAAAAGTAAAATCTCCCAAAACTTCTTCCCTGTTCCCTGTTCCCTGTTCCCTGCCTTCACAGATAACTTTTTCAGCAAGCCCTACTTATTGCTAGACTTACGCCTTTTGTGCGAGGCTGTTTCATTCCCAAATAGGAAAATAGCGTGTCAATTATAGAACATCAGATTAAAGTAGATTCTCTAGAATGGTTTTATCGAGAAGCAGAACCAATTGGTAGAAGTGATTTATTGCCCGTGTTATTGCTACACGGTATAGTTTCCCAAAGTTATAGCTGGAGAAACATCATACCAGCTTTGGCCGCACAAGGAACAAGAGCGATCGCACCAGATTGGATTGGTTACGGATTTTCTGCTAAACCTGAACAACGGGATTTTGCTTATACTCCCGACGCGTTTATTACAGCTTTAGAAGGATTTGTGAAAGCTGTAGAATTAGAACGTTTTTCCTTAGTTGTACAAGGATTTTTAGGCTCTGTGGGCTTACAATATGCCTTGCGTCACCCCGAAAAAATTGCCAACATAGCTATTTTAAATACGCCCATTTCCACTTCTGCTAAATTACCTTGGAAAATCAAACAAATGGGTTTACCCTTAGCAGGAGAAATGATGACTCAAGACCCTTTATTAGTTGACAGAACTTTAGAAAGTGGTAGTCGTTATCGTATTGAAGATCAAGATTTGGATATTTATCGCAAACCCTATTTGAAAAGTTCTTCATCTGGTCGTGGTTTGCTATCAACAATTCGTAATTTGCAGCTTGAACAAGCAATGATGTCCATAGAATCTGGATTTAAAGAATGGCAAAAACCCATTTTAATACAATGGGGAATGATTGACCCTTGGTTGTCGGTAGACACTGCCGAAAGTTTTGTAAAATCTGTTCCAGATGGTGAAATAATCAAACTAAATAATGTTGGACATTATCCCCAAGAACATTATCATCAAGTGATTTTACAAGACCTATTACCCTTTGTCCGTCGTTCGGAATCTAAATAGTGCAAACAGTCAAAAGCAGATTAAGCTTCTTAGAAATTGTGGAAAGTTAGTTAACAAATTCTTCTGAAACAGATGAAAATTGCCATCATTGGATGTGGTTACGTTGCTGATTTCTATCTAAATAACATCAAATCTCATCCTGACTTTGTTGTACAGGGAGCATTTGACCAAAATCCCCATCGACGCGATGAGTTTTGTCGGTATTTCTCACTCAATGCTTATCCGACTTTAGAAGCAGTTCTGGAGGATTCATCAGTCGAAATGATCCTCAATCTAACTAATCCCAGAAGTCATTTCTCTGTGTCTGCTGCTGCAATTAATGCCAATAAACACGTTTATACAGAAAAGCCCTTGGGAATGGATATGAACGAGGCTCGTCTCCTAATTAAGATGGCTCAAGAAAAAAATGTCCGCCTCGGTTGCGCTCCCTGTAATGTGTTAAGTGACACAGCACAAACTGTTTGGAAAGCTATCAGAGATGGTGCTATTGGCAAAGTGCGATTAGTATATGCCAACTTCGATGATGGAATGATTGCTCCTAAAATGCAACCCTGGTCATGGCAAACCCAATCAGGGGCGTGTTGGCCGGCAAAAGATGAGTTTGAGGTCGGTTGTACCTATGAACACGCAGGATACTTTCTGGCCTGGTTAGCCGCCTTTTTTGGTCCAGCGCAAAAAGTCACAGCATTCTCTTCCTGTCAAATACCGGATAAAGGAATTCAGGTTGATCAAATGGCACCTGATTTTTCCGTTGGTTGTATTGAGTACAACGACGGCGTTGTTGCCAGAGTTACAGCTGGATTAGTTGCTCCCCGGGATAAATCTCTAACAGTCATAGGTGATGATGGAGTTCTCTTTGTTCCTTATTTGCGTAATGACCAGGAACCGGTTTTAATTCACAAAGATTATGATTACGAAAATCAACAATTTGTAGAGCGTCTGCTAACAAGAGTCAAGTCCAAAGTTGAGTATGTAGCCAACAAGTTGCAGATAAAAACTGATAAATTGGGCTACTATCAAAAGTATCCAATGGTCAAAGGCAAATCATTTCGTCCAGCTGGGTCTGGAAAATTTGTCGATTTCTTTCGCGGACCTCAAGATATGCTTGATTCAATCCAAAATGACCAACCTCACCGACTTTCTGGTGAGTTAGGACTTCACATAGTTGAGTTGATTGAATGTCTTCAGTATCCGCAGCAGTTTAACTATCACAAGGAAATTCAAACCACTTTTCCCCCCATTCAACCCTTGATCTGAATATCCTACTGAAGTCATTTTTAGAGAACTCCACAAAAAAGATGAACTGCTTGCAGCAGCGCTTCGCTATCCAAATTTCTGCAACTAAAATCACCTTTCCTCCCCCTGCTCCCCGCTCCCTGCCCCCCTGCTCTCAAAAGGACGGGATATTTTTTTATTTGGAAGTCTCTTAGTGACTAGATGATTGAATCGTGTCAAGAAGTTGATGAATTGCCAGGGACTCGTTCAGCGGCATTATGGGACTTTCCGTTAAACCTAAACGTAGGCAGCGCATAGTTTCTTCCGCTTCCCTAATAAGGCCAATCCTGACGGGATTCGTATATTGCGGAAATAACCCAGTTAAAGGTTTGGCCATTCTTCCCAACTTCCTGCCGATTCGCTCTGTTAATCCAATTTCCTGAGCTTGGTTGCTAATCACCTGCATACTGGTTGGATCTATAAATGGTGATGGGATATGAATGCACCCATCTGTACCCACAATGTGAACATCATTGGACTGTGTACCGTTAATAGTGGCAGTGATGGAAACAGTATGGTTCGGATAACCTAGAATGACTGCACAATTGACATCCACACCTGCATC contains the following coding sequences:
- a CDS encoding aldehyde dehydrogenase family protein, yielding MTKPIEVRNPRTGKFDYVIIPPPPKLLSQQCHRLRRGQVHWHELGIEGRIEALQQWKQAILSERKQLTDALVNDTGRLSTSELEINSFISSIDRWCNLAPQLLQETAKNTSISFIALQQTAVPYSLVGVISPWNFPLLLSTIDTIPALLAGCAVIVKPSEITPRFVAPLVTTLNTIPILRDVLNFVEGAGQTGADLIEDVDLICFTGSIETGRTVAEAAARNFIPAFLELGGKDPAIVLESADLDLATSAILWGSVVNSGQSCLSIERIYVAESIFEEFYHQLITKAARLQLAYPKLESGEIGPIISENQAATINEHLQDAISKGAIIHCGGKVEELGGGWWCRPTVMTEVNHSMKVMTEESFGPIMPVMSFSTVEEAIDLANDSIYGLSASVFSETQELALAVARQIDVGAISINDAGLTSMMHEGEKNSFKFSGLGGSRMGAVALKRFMRKKAFLIKTNTNKDPWWFNDGE
- a CDS encoding alpha/beta fold hydrolase, coding for MSIIEHQIKVDSLEWFYREAEPIGRSDLLPVLLLHGIVSQSYSWRNIIPALAAQGTRAIAPDWIGYGFSAKPEQRDFAYTPDAFITALEGFVKAVELERFSLVVQGFLGSVGLQYALRHPEKIANIAILNTPISTSAKLPWKIKQMGLPLAGEMMTQDPLLVDRTLESGSRYRIEDQDLDIYRKPYLKSSSSGRGLLSTIRNLQLEQAMMSIESGFKEWQKPILIQWGMIDPWLSVDTAESFVKSVPDGEIIKLNNVGHYPQEHYHQVILQDLLPFVRRSESK
- a CDS encoding Gfo/Idh/MocA family protein, which codes for MKIAIIGCGYVADFYLNNIKSHPDFVVQGAFDQNPHRRDEFCRYFSLNAYPTLEAVLEDSSVEMILNLTNPRSHFSVSAAAINANKHVYTEKPLGMDMNEARLLIKMAQEKNVRLGCAPCNVLSDTAQTVWKAIRDGAIGKVRLVYANFDDGMIAPKMQPWSWQTQSGACWPAKDEFEVGCTYEHAGYFLAWLAAFFGPAQKVTAFSSCQIPDKGIQVDQMAPDFSVGCIEYNDGVVARVTAGLVAPRDKSLTVIGDDGVLFVPYLRNDQEPVLIHKDYDYENQQFVERLLTRVKSKVEYVANKLQIKTDKLGYYQKYPMVKGKSFRPAGSGKFVDFFRGPQDMLDSIQNDQPHRLSGELGLHIVELIECLQYPQQFNYHKEIQTTFPPIQPLI